A section of the Acropora muricata isolate sample 2 chromosome 4, ASM3666990v1, whole genome shotgun sequence genome encodes:
- the LOC136914430 gene encoding galanin receptor 2a-like gives MNATVTNSTDDCGAVICMFTYEVRVIIVFFFTLTFVPSLVGNCAFMSIILRQKHLRRSSTNFSILSLSFANVLITLICIPVFVLHIFILGKWVFGLIACKLVMFVQNLATNAVIFTLVIIGVEKFLVVHFPFHVRSQRTKVRYLVLGGWILGIIQSSVYLSYRTVREINGVPYCIEDWPSFQTRQIFNVVQAIALRFLPLTFMICLHIVTILNIKARMRSRRANAEQDDFDSISHMVQVSPQALKTRKKAVVMLVVVVAVSAWTLFPYSAYICWRMLGATDSFSYFTSNVIYIVVMWLVFFNSCCHPIIFGLMSSEYRKAAKGALSLKSTASTGNRSSLRKKNRQVPMILTPSPGVGNCPSGPA, from the coding sequence ATGAACGCCACCGTCACCAACTCTACCGATGATTGTGGAGCAGTGATCTGCATGTTTACTTATGAGGTCAGAGTTATTatcgttttctttttcacctTAACATTTGTTCCATCTCTCGTTGGGAACTGTGCTTTCATGTCGATTATATTACGGCAGAAGCATCTTCGGAGAAGCTCTACTAACTTCTCTATCTTGAGCCTCAGCTTCGCCAACGTCCTGATCACTTTGATTTGCATCCCAGTCTTCGTTCTCCATATTTTCATCTTGGGCAAGTGGGTCTTTGGTTTAATAGCCTGTAAGCTCGTCATGTTTGTGCAAAACCTGGCCACAAACGCTGTCATTTTCACCCTGGTAATAATTGGGGTCGAGAAATTCTTGGTCGTGCATTTTCCGTTCCACGTACGTTCCCAGCGAACTAAGGTTCGCTACTTGGTCCTTGGAGGATGGATCCTTGGAATTATCCAGTCATCAGTTTACCTGAGCTATAGAACAGTGAGAGAAATAAATGGTGTTCCTTACTGCATCGAAGACTGGCCCTCCTTCCAAACTCGCCAGATATTCAACGTTGTTCAGGCAATTGCTTTGCGCTTTTTGCCTCTTACCTTCATGATTTGCCTCCACATTGTGACCATCTTGAATATCAAAGCAAGAATGAGGAGCCGCCGAGCAAACGCCGAGCAAGATGACTTCGACTCCATCTCTCATATGGTTCAGGTTAGTCCTCAAGCGCTCAAAACCAGAAAGAAAGCTGTTGTCATGTTGGTGGTAGTGGTCGCAGTATCTGCTTGGACACTATTTCCTTATAGTGCCTATATATGTTGGAGAATGTTGGGAGCAACTGATTCGTTCTCGTATTTCACTTCCAATGTTATCTATATCGTGGTAATGTGGCTGGTCTTCTTCAATAGCTGCTGTCACCCTATTATCTTCGGACTTATGAGTTCCGAGTATCGCAAAGCTGCAAAAGGGGCACTATCTTTGAAATCCACAGCATCGACTGGAAATCGTTCAAGTTTAAGAAAGAAGAACAGGCAGGTACCGATGATTTTGACACCATCACCTGGGGTCGGTAATTGTCCTTCAGGACCCGCCTAG
- the LOC136914440 gene encoding galanin receptor 2b-like, which yields MDNNTTTGNSSHPHICKELSCFLTKEERYVIAASLFTIALISLTGNIPILIVTLFSAKRRNSSNLATINLVISDLLMTVFCVPFVTMDLYVFDAWVFGSTMCFLVTFLQNTAIQSSLLNLLIITCEKFLAVRFPFHVRLRKQMVCRFMPVAWMLAVAESIFLVRHKKMRVYENNTYCIYDYPDHQAFQRRFAVTTVTFFCPLAVIIVLHSITAYTLGKGTNHFKLYGNEEDAFKNMPRQQKRHKKATKIILVTLISIIICWGPFYVYHALLLFDFMDQLSLRSIHIGYAVCAWFLFSHCSMFPFIYCLFTQKGRETVHVCSLCLRTCRMPGYGSNPTSLSNDTSNNTNGSFRGFSWRQSSLRRHSASAVIESRL from the coding sequence ATGGACAACAACACTACTACGGGAAACTCCAGCCATCCGCACATTTGCAAAGAACTCAGTTGCTTTCTAACTAAAGAGGAAAGATACGTCATCGCTGCTTCGCTGTTTACAATTGCACTTATCTCTCTGACCGGAAATATTCCTATTTTAATTGTAACCCTTTTCTCTGCAAAGAGGAGGAATTCTTCCAATCTCGCGACCATTAACCTTGTCATATCAGACCTCTtaatgacagttttttgtgtGCCATTTGTTACGATGGATCTTTACGTGTTTGATGCGTGGGTTTTTGGGTCCACCATGTGCTTCCTGGTAACATTTCTGCAGAACACTGCCATCCAGTCCAGTTTGTTGAACTTATTAATCATAACCTGCGAAAAGTTCTTGGCTGTTCGCTTTCCATTCCACGTGCGTCTAAGGAAACAAATGGTTTGCCGCTTTATGCCCGTCGCGTGGATGTTAGCAGTAGCCGAGTCGATTTTCTTGGTCAGGCACAAAAAGATGAGGGTATATGAGAACAATACCTACTGTATATACGATTATCCTGACCACCAGGCATTTCAAAGGAGGTTTGCTGTCACGACCGTGACGTTTTTCTGTCCTTTAGCAGTAATCATAGTTCTTCACTCTATCACCGCTTACACCCTCGGCAAAGGAACAAACCATTTCAAGCTATATGGGAATGAGGAAGACGCATTTAAAAACATGCCAAGGCAGCAAAAGCGTCACAAAAAAGCTACTAAAATTATCCTTGTGACACTCATCTCCATCATTATTTGTTGGGGACCATTCTACGTTTACCACGCTCTacttttgtttgattttatggACCAGCTTTCGCTTCGAAGCATCCACATTGGGTATGCCGTATGTGCGTGGTTCTTGTTTTCACACTGCTCAATGTTTCCTTTCATCTACTGCTTGTTTACGCAGAAGGGAAGGGAGACCGTCCACGTTTGCTCTCTCTGTCTCCGAACATGTCGGATGCCAGGGTATGGATCAAACCCTACTTCCCTTTCAAATGACACTTCAAACAATACTAATGGTAGTTTTCGAGGATTCAGTTGGCGACAATCAAGCTTGCGAAGGCACTCAGCTTCAGCCGTCATTGAAAGCCGTTTGTGA